The following proteins are co-located in the Palaemon carinicauda isolate YSFRI2023 chromosome 30, ASM3689809v2, whole genome shotgun sequence genome:
- the LOC137623775 gene encoding 5-hydroxytryptamine receptor-like — MILMVWLTAVVVSIAPLFGWKDPDFLIRVNEHKKCLVSQDLAYQVFATMATFYVPLTAILILYWKIFQAARKRIHHRPGDKKKESKKKKKANNNKSKTPRSGDKPNGITEHQTTVFTTTHSGSPDKSSNNGAVSVSSHVSEVSRMEIIPKEPPKKTKKETLEAKREKKAAKTLAIITGAFVVCWLPFFVTALLMPICHGCYFSDIMFSIFLWLGYFNSTLNPIIYTIFSPEFREAFKRILFGRKNQRYRPGKVH, encoded by the exons ATGATCCTGATGGTGTGGCTGACGGCGGTGGTCGTATCCATAGCGCCCCTCTTCGGTTGGAAGGACCCAGACTTTCTGATCCGGGTCAACGAACACAAGAAGTGCCTGGTGTCGCAGGACTTGGCGTACCAGGTCTTCGCCACCATGGCCACCTTCTACGTCCCGCTAACAGCTATCCTTATCCTCTACTGGAAGATCTTCCAGGCCGCCCGCAAGAGGATCCACCACAGACCAGGTGACAAGAAGAAGgaatccaagaagaagaagaaagctaataataataagtctaAG ACTCCCAGAAGCGGAGACAAACCCAACGGCATCACGGAACACCAGACGACAGTCTTCACGACGACCCACAGTGGGTCACCGGACAAGTCCTCCAACAACGGGGCCGTCTCCGTCTCGTCCCACGTCAGCGAGGTCTCCAGAATGGAGATCATTCCGAAGGAGCCGCCGAAGAAAACCAAAAAGGAGACCCTAGAAGCTAAGAGGGAGAAGAAGGCAGCCAAGACCCTGGCTATCATCACGGGCGCCTTCGTGGTCTGTTGGCTGCCGTTCTTCGTCACCGCCCTCCTCATGCCCATCTGTCACGGGTGTTACTTCTCCGACATCATGTTCTCCATCTTCCTGTGGCTAGGGTATTTCAACTCCACCTTAAACCCCATCATCTACACCATCTTCAGCCCCGAATTCCGCGAAGCGTTCAAGAGGATTCTCTTCGGCCGTAAGAACCAAAGATATAGACCAGGGAAAGTGCATTGA